A genomic window from Micromonospora violae includes:
- the mshB gene encoding N-acetyl-1-D-myo-inositol-2-amino-2-deoxy-alpha-D-glucopyranoside deacetylase, with the protein MTVVTMLPDRRLLLVHAHPDDESIGTGSTMAHYAAAGAHVTLVTCTLGEEGEIHVPALAQLAAAEADQLGGYRVAELAAACAALGVSDHRFLGGAGRYRDSGMMGLATNEHPRAFWQADLDEAAGHLVEIMREVRPQVLITYDPNGFYGHPDHIQAHRVAMRAVELAAAEGCAPLKVYWTALPLSVLEAGMTHFAESSDNPFAGIEDIADLPFGTPDDQIAARIDGTDQHSAKEAAMRAHATQIPANSWLYSIAGNFGGEFMGVEFFTLAVGEKGPGVGPYGWEDDLFAGLPPETAPDRSPVAAAGLR; encoded by the coding sequence GTGACCGTCGTGACGATGCTGCCCGACCGCCGCCTGCTGCTGGTCCACGCGCACCCCGACGACGAGTCGATCGGCACCGGCTCGACGATGGCCCACTACGCCGCCGCCGGGGCGCACGTCACGCTGGTGACCTGCACGCTCGGCGAGGAGGGCGAGATCCATGTGCCCGCGCTGGCCCAGCTCGCCGCCGCCGAAGCCGACCAGCTCGGCGGGTACCGGGTGGCCGAACTGGCCGCCGCGTGCGCCGCGCTCGGCGTCAGCGACCACCGCTTCCTCGGCGGCGCCGGGCGCTACCGCGACTCCGGGATGATGGGGCTCGCGACCAACGAGCACCCCCGGGCCTTCTGGCAGGCCGACCTCGACGAGGCCGCCGGGCATCTCGTGGAGATCATGCGAGAGGTACGCCCGCAGGTGCTCATCACGTACGACCCGAACGGCTTCTACGGTCACCCCGACCACATCCAGGCGCACCGGGTGGCCATGCGCGCCGTCGAGCTGGCCGCCGCCGAGGGCTGCGCCCCACTCAAGGTCTACTGGACGGCCCTGCCGCTGAGCGTCCTGGAGGCCGGCATGACGCACTTCGCCGAGTCCTCCGACAACCCGTTCGCCGGCATCGAGGACATCGCCGACCTGCCCTTCGGCACCCCGGACGACCAGATCGCCGCCCGGATCGACGGCACCGACCAGCACTCGGCCAAGGAGGCCGCCATGCGGGCGCACGCCACCCAGATCCCGGCCAACTCCTGGCTCTACTCGATCGCGGGCAACTTCGGCGGCGAGTTCATGGGCGTGGAGTTCTTCACCCTCGCGGTCGGCGAGAAGGGGCCGGGCGTCGGGCCGTACGGCTGGGAGGACGACCTCTTCGCCGGCCTCCCCCCGGAGACCGCCCCGGACCGTTCCCCGGTCGCGGCGGCGGGTCTGCGGTGA
- a CDS encoding S9 family peptidase: MDFPELAARTRRFSHGAPRDVSVAEDGSRVIFLRSAGPEDPADALWLLDVGTGEERLVADPATLLGEGGDVRSLTPGERALRERLRLSAAGIGSYALDSAGRVAVFALAGRLFRADLVHGDVVEVAAVGPVLDPRPDPSGQRLAYVTDAADGVRRGELRVIDPDGTDTLLAGEDAGVSWGLAEHIAAEEFGRFRGYWWAPDGRSVLAARVDESRLERWHLHDPAEPASPPTAVAYPRAGGPNAEVSLHLLDLDDGWVDVHWDRETYPYLTGVSWGEGSPLITVLRRSQQHGLVLAVDPRTGETQVHAELADPRWVEPIAGTPAHLPDGRVLVGGELAHDGYDARCLFADGTLLTPPSLYVRRVVGRLPAVAGPADLLVEASDGEPSERHLFRVRTTIGGGVDARRLTTDSGWYTAAVGGDVLAVGVASLDHAGVHWTVRRGDQEIAELRSFAATPPYSPLPLLERVTDRRLPAAVLYPDNHVTGRRLPVLLDIYGGPGHQEVVAARAAWLERQWWADAGFAVVTIDNRGTPGVAPSFEKAIHRRVADVILADQIDALTALAGKHPDLDLERVAVRGWSFGGWLAGLAVLRHPELFKCGIAGAPVSDWALYDTAYTERYLGLPEDGLDLYAHHSLVELAAEPVTGPDQARPLLLVHGLADDNVVAAHTLRLSAALLSSGRPHAVLPLTGATHMAANGTAERLLPLELEFLRTHLR, from the coding sequence GTGGACTTTCCGGAGCTGGCCGCCCGCACCCGCCGGTTCAGCCACGGCGCGCCACGCGATGTCTCGGTGGCTGAGGACGGCTCCCGGGTGATCTTCCTGCGCTCCGCCGGCCCCGAGGATCCGGCGGACGCGCTCTGGTTACTGGACGTGGGCACCGGCGAGGAGCGGCTGGTCGCCGACCCGGCGACCCTGCTGGGCGAGGGCGGCGACGTCCGGTCCCTCACCCCCGGTGAACGCGCGCTGCGCGAACGGCTGCGGCTCAGTGCCGCCGGCATCGGCTCGTACGCGTTGGACTCGGCCGGTCGGGTTGCGGTGTTCGCGCTGGCCGGGCGGTTGTTCCGGGCTGACCTGGTGCACGGTGACGTGGTGGAGGTGGCGGCGGTCGGCCCGGTGCTGGACCCTCGTCCGGACCCGAGCGGGCAGCGGCTGGCGTACGTGACGGACGCGGCCGACGGTGTGCGTCGGGGCGAGCTGCGGGTGATCGACCCGGACGGCACCGACACCCTGTTGGCCGGCGAGGACGCCGGGGTGAGCTGGGGGTTGGCCGAGCACATCGCGGCGGAGGAGTTCGGCCGGTTCCGGGGGTACTGGTGGGCGCCGGACGGTCGGTCGGTGCTCGCCGCCCGGGTCGACGAGTCGCGCCTGGAGCGCTGGCACCTGCACGACCCGGCGGAGCCGGCGAGCCCGCCGACGGCCGTCGCGTACCCCCGGGCTGGTGGGCCGAACGCGGAGGTCAGCCTGCATCTGCTGGACCTGGACGACGGCTGGGTCGACGTGCACTGGGACCGGGAGACGTACCCGTACCTGACCGGGGTCAGCTGGGGTGAGGGCAGCCCGTTGATCACGGTGCTGCGCCGCTCACAGCAGCACGGGCTGGTGCTGGCGGTGGACCCACGGACGGGTGAGACGCAGGTGCACGCCGAACTGGCCGACCCGCGGTGGGTCGAGCCGATCGCCGGCACTCCCGCGCACCTGCCGGACGGCCGGGTACTGGTCGGCGGGGAGTTGGCCCACGACGGGTACGACGCCCGCTGCCTGTTCGCCGACGGCACCCTGCTCACCCCGCCGTCGCTGTACGTGCGGCGGGTGGTCGGTCGGCTGCCGGCGGTCGCGGGCCCGGCCGACCTGCTGGTGGAGGCGAGCGACGGCGAGCCGAGCGAGCGGCACCTGTTCCGGGTCCGCACCACCATCGGCGGTGGGGTGGACGCGCGCCGGCTCACCACCGATTCCGGGTGGTACACGGCGGCGGTCGGCGGGGACGTCCTCGCCGTCGGCGTCGCCTCTCTCGATCATGCCGGGGTGCACTGGACGGTTCGTCGCGGCGATCAGGAGATCGCCGAGCTGCGGTCGTTCGCCGCCACCCCGCCGTACTCTCCGCTGCCGCTGCTGGAACGGGTGACCGATCGGCGGCTGCCGGCGGCGGTGCTCTACCCGGACAACCACGTGACGGGGCGGCGGCTGCCGGTGCTGCTGGACATCTACGGCGGCCCGGGGCACCAGGAGGTCGTGGCGGCGCGGGCCGCGTGGTTGGAGCGGCAGTGGTGGGCCGACGCCGGGTTCGCGGTGGTCACCATCGACAACCGGGGTACGCCGGGCGTGGCGCCGTCGTTCGAGAAGGCGATCCACCGGCGGGTCGCCGACGTGATCCTCGCCGACCAGATCGACGCGCTGACCGCGCTCGCCGGCAAGCACCCCGATCTGGACCTGGAACGGGTGGCGGTGCGCGGCTGGTCGTTCGGGGGGTGGCTGGCCGGGTTGGCCGTGCTCCGCCACCCGGAGCTGTTCAAGTGCGGCATCGCGGGCGCACCGGTGAGCGACTGGGCGTTGTACGACACCGCGTACACCGAGCGTTATCTGGGGTTGCCGGAAGACGGCCTGGACCTTTACGCGCACCACTCGCTGGTCGAGTTGGCCGCCGAGCCGGTCACCGGGCCGGACCAGGCCCGCCCGTTGCTGCTGGTGCACGGGCTGGCCGACGACAACGTGGTGGCCGCGCACACGCTGCGGTTGTCGGCGGCGCTGCTGAGCTCGGGCCGCCCGCACGCCGTGCTGCCGCTGACCGGGGCCACCCACATGGCCGCGAACGGCACCGCCGAGCGGCTACTCCCCCTGGAGCTCGAATTCCTCCGTACCCATCTGCGGTGA
- a CDS encoding nuclear transport factor 2 family protein, which yields MARQAAHAYVDLLERRDWSGLAALLTDDVVYEMPQTRERIRGKDAFLRFNTEYPGDWHLHPIRVIADGRLAALLLDGRVGVEHQDACVWLELSEDGLISKIVDYWPEPYEPPPGREHLVERW from the coding sequence ATGGCCCGGCAGGCCGCGCACGCCTACGTCGATCTTCTGGAGCGCCGCGACTGGTCCGGGTTGGCCGCCCTGCTCACCGATGATGTGGTCTACGAGATGCCGCAGACCCGGGAGCGCATCCGTGGCAAGGACGCCTTCCTGCGGTTCAACACCGAGTACCCGGGCGACTGGCACCTCCACCCGATACGGGTGATCGCCGATGGCCGCCTCGCCGCCCTGTTGCTCGACGGTCGGGTGGGCGTCGAGCACCAGGACGCGTGCGTCTGGCTGGAGCTCTCCGAAGATGGGCTGATCAGCAAAATCGTTGACTACTGGCCCGAGCCGTACGAGCCGCCGCCGGGCCGGGAACACCTCGTGGAACGGTGGTGA
- a CDS encoding AAA family ATPase: MSALYGHENPPSAQGVIEGRLIEIGLRALELGNNVVIDYGLWSRDERSALRQAAADLGATVELRYFELTPAEQRRRLDQRQAEAPHTTWPMSDEELAEWAAIIDVPTPGELAGTEPIDDPPAGFATWNQWRTHRWPPSVS; the protein is encoded by the coding sequence CTGTCAGCCCTCTACGGGCACGAGAATCCGCCATCGGCTCAGGGCGTCATCGAAGGGCGGCTCATCGAGATCGGCCTGCGGGCCCTCGAACTCGGCAACAACGTGGTGATCGACTACGGCCTGTGGAGTCGAGACGAGCGCTCCGCGCTGCGGCAGGCGGCAGCCGACCTCGGTGCGACGGTAGAGCTGCGCTACTTCGAACTCACCCCTGCCGAGCAGCGCCGACGGCTCGATCAACGCCAGGCCGAAGCGCCACACACGACGTGGCCCATGTCCGACGAGGAACTCGCCGAGTGGGCTGCCATCATCGACGTCCCGACGCCAGGCGAACTCGCCGGCACCGAACCCATTGACGACCCACCGGCCGGTTTCGCGACATGGAACCAGTGGCGTACGCACCGCTGGCCGCCGTCGGTGTCCTGA
- a CDS encoding recombinase family protein, translating to MVGVVPTYRIGRLVMVGDPVTGTAAEAGRTVVYARVSSADQKADLDRQVARVSVWVTGQKLGVASLCARLSGRRAAANRARRVVEAAAEARV from the coding sequence ATGGTTGGCGTCGTGCCCACCTACCGGATCGGCCGCCTGGTCATGGTCGGAGATCCGGTCACTGGAACGGCGGCCGAGGCCGGGCGGACCGTGGTGTATGCCCGGGTGTCGTCGGCCGATCAGAAGGCGGATCTGGACCGTCAGGTCGCCCGGGTGTCCGTGTGGGTCACCGGCCAGAAGCTCGGCGTGGCCTCGCTGTGCGCCCGCCTGTCCGGTCGTCGCGCCGCCGCGAACCGCGCCCGCCGCGTAGTCGAAGCCGCCGCCGAGGCTCGGGTGTGA
- the tnpB gene encoding IS607 family element RNA-guided endonuclease TnpB: MKTIQAYRFALDLTPGQERDVLAHAGAARVAFNWALVKVKAVMDQRTAERSYGVPDEALTPSLSWSLAGLRKAWNAAKPGVAPWWGEVSKEAFNTGLEALARGVKNWADSRRGARAGRPVRFPRFKSRRRTAPSVRFTTGAIRVEPDRMHVVLPRLGRLKLHESARKLARRLDNGTARIMSATVRRGGGRWHVSFTVEVERAEGAPARPRSVVGVDVGITHLAVLSTGELVDNPRHLAAAQRRMRSLGRALSRKTGPDRRTARRPSKRWERAAARLGRAHARVAHLRRDGLHKLTTRLAREHATIVVEDLNVAGMLANRKLARCVADAGFAEIRRQLAYKTGWNGGRLLLADRWYPSSKTCSGCGTVKTKLALSEREYTCQACGLVIDRDRNASLNLAALAAEFDTAGSGPVAARGADQKTRVRGQVATKREPGTASAGQTGTVPPQGRTTNRVLAKAH, from the coding sequence GTGAAGACGATCCAGGCGTACCGGTTCGCCCTCGACCTCACCCCGGGCCAGGAACGTGACGTGCTCGCGCATGCTGGGGCGGCTCGGGTCGCGTTTAACTGGGCGCTCGTGAAGGTCAAGGCGGTCATGGACCAGCGGACCGCCGAGCGATCCTACGGCGTGCCGGACGAGGCGTTGACGCCGTCGCTGTCATGGTCCCTCGCTGGTCTACGCAAGGCGTGGAACGCCGCTAAGCCCGGGGTTGCGCCGTGGTGGGGTGAGGTGTCGAAGGAGGCGTTCAACACCGGCTTGGAAGCCCTCGCGCGCGGCGTGAAGAATTGGGCCGACTCCCGCAGGGGCGCACGGGCCGGGCGACCGGTCAGGTTTCCCCGGTTCAAGTCCCGCCGCCGCACTGCACCATCCGTGCGGTTCACCACCGGGGCGATCCGGGTCGAACCCGACCGCATGCACGTGGTGCTGCCGAGGCTGGGTCGGTTGAAGCTGCACGAGTCGGCCCGCAAACTCGCCCGGCGTTTGGACAACGGCACCGCCCGGATCATGTCCGCGACCGTGCGGCGCGGCGGCGGACGCTGGCACGTGTCGTTCACCGTCGAGGTCGAACGGGCCGAGGGCGCCCCTGCCCGGCCGCGGTCGGTCGTTGGCGTGGACGTCGGGATCACGCACCTTGCGGTGTTGTCCACTGGCGAGTTGGTCGACAACCCGCGCCACCTAGCCGCCGCGCAGCGACGCATGCGCTCGTTGGGCCGGGCGCTGTCACGCAAGACCGGCCCGGACCGGCGTACCGCAAGACGGCCGTCGAAGCGGTGGGAGCGGGCAGCTGCGCGGCTCGGTCGTGCGCACGCCCGGGTCGCTCATCTGCGCCGCGACGGGCTGCACAAGCTCACCACCCGGCTCGCGCGTGAGCACGCCACCATCGTGGTCGAAGACCTCAACGTGGCCGGGATGCTGGCCAACCGCAAGCTGGCCCGGTGCGTCGCCGACGCCGGGTTCGCGGAGATCCGTCGCCAACTGGCGTACAAGACCGGGTGGAACGGCGGCCGGCTGCTGCTGGCCGACCGCTGGTATCCGTCCTCCAAGACCTGCTCGGGTTGCGGCACGGTGAAAACCAAGCTGGCCCTGTCCGAGCGCGAATACACCTGCCAGGCGTGCGGTCTGGTCATCGACCGGGACCGCAACGCCTCCTTGAACCTGGCCGCCCTCGCGGCCGAGTTCGACACCGCCGGGAGTGGCCCGGTGGCAGCACGTGGAGCCGACCAGAAGACCCGCGTACGCGGGCAGGTGGCGACGAAGCGTGAACCCGGCACGGCATCCGCCGGTCAGACCGGGACCGTCCCGCCGCAAGGCAGGACTACCAACCGTGTGCTCGCTAAAGCGCACTGA
- a CDS encoding AAA family ATPase, translating to MTGAPVLISRRQGMVTRPTLFLTVGLPCTGKTTAARRIEAEHNALRLTKDEWVKAVTSQCALASTRLVVLPCGGTVPV from the coding sequence ATGACCGGGGCACCCGTTTTGATCTCCCGGAGGCAGGGAATGGTGACGCGACCAACGCTGTTCCTGACCGTGGGCCTGCCGTGCACCGGCAAGACCACAGCCGCTCGCCGTATCGAAGCCGAGCACAATGCCCTGCGTCTGACGAAGGACGAATGGGTGAAGGCCGTTACCTCTCAGTGCGCTTTAGCGAGCACACGGTTGGTAGTCCTGCCTTGCGGCGGGACGGTCCCGGTCTGA
- a CDS encoding VOC family protein — MATRLVQINMKARDDAALGGFWAQVLGWELSSEGPSVTNLEPEGFVYPDPAAVCIDLVASPESKTVKNRVHVDLATTSAAHHAELVTRLKGLGATLADVGQGDVPWTVMADPEGNEFCVLDWQEPIRDTGPIARVVVDCADPRAMARFWSEATDWTLHRVTDHDAVLRSAKDVGPYLHFVRTPDVKTVWNRVHLDVRPYPGDDLKAEAARLESLGATVIDLGGAVHWTVLADPEGNEFCLLTPA, encoded by the coding sequence ATGGCAACGAGGCTGGTTCAGATCAACATGAAGGCTCGGGACGACGCCGCGCTCGGCGGTTTCTGGGCGCAGGTGCTCGGCTGGGAGCTCTCCAGCGAGGGGCCGAGCGTGACCAACCTCGAACCCGAGGGCTTCGTCTACCCCGACCCCGCCGCCGTCTGCATCGACCTCGTCGCCTCCCCGGAATCCAAGACCGTCAAGAACCGTGTGCACGTCGACCTCGCCACCACCTCGGCGGCCCATCACGCGGAGCTGGTCACGCGCCTGAAGGGTCTCGGCGCGACCCTCGCCGATGTGGGCCAGGGCGACGTTCCGTGGACGGTCATGGCCGACCCGGAGGGCAACGAGTTCTGCGTGCTGGACTGGCAGGAGCCGATCCGCGACACCGGACCGATCGCCAGGGTGGTGGTCGACTGCGCGGATCCGCGCGCCATGGCCCGTTTCTGGAGCGAGGCCACTGACTGGACCCTGCACCGGGTGACCGACCACGACGCGGTGCTGCGCTCCGCCAAGGACGTCGGCCCCTATCTGCATTTCGTCCGCACGCCCGATGTGAAGACCGTGTGGAACCGCGTCCACCTCGACGTGCGTCCGTACCCGGGCGACGACCTGAAGGCGGAGGCGGCCAGGCTGGAGTCTCTCGGCGCCACCGTCATCGACCTGGGCGGCGCTGTGCATTGGACGGTTCTCGCCGACCCGGAGGGCAACGAGTTCTGCCTGCTCACTCCAGCCTGA
- a CDS encoding AraC family transcriptional regulator, which produces MIAALNRLVDLLEEHLTEEFDVDEVARALGTTEYHLRRMFSSLAGMPLSEYVRRRRMTVAAADIVRGEDDLLSIAVRHGYGSTEAFGRAFRAVHGASPGDVRRDGGPLRTQPQLRFRLTVEGSIPMDTRIVDRPTFRLVGHAARVPLVHHGINPHIQQHITGLPPQEHLRLKALSDTEPAGLLQVSDDVDAEATEGSELTYLHGVAVSRDTPVPDDLDAIEVPAGQWAVFRTAGPHPQALQKTWAATATEWFPSNPWRLRPGPSLVAILDRAEDFSTATCELWLPIEPA; this is translated from the coding sequence ATGATCGCGGCACTCAACCGGCTGGTCGACCTACTCGAAGAGCACCTCACCGAGGAGTTCGACGTCGACGAAGTGGCCAGGGCCCTCGGCACCACCGAGTACCACCTGCGCCGGATGTTCTCGTCGTTGGCCGGCATGCCGCTGTCCGAGTACGTGCGCCGACGCCGCATGACCGTCGCCGCCGCCGACATCGTTCGAGGCGAGGACGATCTGCTGAGCATCGCCGTCCGACACGGATACGGCTCGACCGAGGCGTTCGGGCGTGCCTTCCGGGCGGTCCACGGTGCCAGCCCCGGTGACGTACGCCGCGACGGAGGCCCCCTTCGCACACAACCGCAGCTCAGGTTCCGCCTGACCGTCGAAGGGAGTATCCCCATGGACACCCGCATCGTCGACCGCCCCACGTTCCGGCTGGTCGGACACGCGGCCCGGGTTCCACTCGTCCACCACGGCATCAACCCGCACATCCAGCAGCACATCACCGGACTGCCACCGCAGGAGCACCTCCGGCTGAAGGCTCTCAGCGACACCGAGCCCGCCGGGCTGCTACAGGTCAGCGACGACGTCGACGCCGAGGCCACCGAGGGCAGCGAGCTGACCTACCTGCACGGGGTCGCGGTGTCCCGAGACACGCCGGTCCCCGACGACCTCGACGCCATCGAGGTGCCGGCCGGCCAGTGGGCGGTGTTCCGCACCGCCGGGCCTCACCCGCAGGCCCTGCAGAAGACCTGGGCGGCGACCGCGACCGAGTGGTTCCCGTCCAACCCGTGGCGACTGCGGCCGGGCCCCTCGCTGGTTGCCATCCTCGACCGGGCGGAGGACTTCAGCACCGCGACCTGCGAACTGTGGCTGCCCATCGAGCCAGCGTGA
- a CDS encoding LysR substrate-binding domain-containing protein, which yields MLDLRQLRYFVAVAEAEHVGRAAEQLHISQSPLSRQIAQLEKNLGLTLFERSQQRIRLTSDGRVFLTEARALLRHAARLENLGRRLGRGEEGGLCIGYVANAMHTGVLPTALRALREERPGIHVALYDQESAEQFEGLRQRSLDIALVRTPPPEGDPDLLAAPLLQDPLLLVLPATHPLAEQEELTPDDLNGQPWIAVGDSQDPAWRDAFVASCVAAGFTPDIGLNAADPLTALGLVASGLGLALVQRSMVRGTTEGIMVREIPWYGGSVQLWAAWHRVDLRPVVASFRETVLGEQRAD from the coding sequence ATGCTTGACCTGCGACAACTCCGGTACTTCGTGGCCGTCGCCGAGGCCGAGCACGTCGGACGTGCTGCCGAACAGCTGCACATCTCCCAGTCGCCGCTCAGCCGGCAGATCGCCCAGCTCGAGAAGAACCTGGGCCTCACCCTCTTCGAGCGCAGCCAGCAGCGCATCCGGCTGACCTCCGACGGCCGTGTCTTCCTGACCGAGGCCCGCGCTCTGCTGCGCCACGCGGCCCGGCTGGAGAACCTCGGCCGCCGGCTCGGTCGCGGCGAGGAGGGCGGCCTGTGCATCGGGTACGTGGCCAACGCCATGCACACCGGCGTCCTGCCCACTGCCCTTCGCGCCCTACGTGAGGAGCGCCCCGGCATCCATGTCGCGCTGTACGACCAGGAGTCCGCTGAGCAGTTCGAAGGACTGCGTCAGCGCAGCCTGGACATCGCGCTGGTCCGCACACCGCCGCCCGAGGGCGACCCGGATCTGTTGGCGGCCCCGCTGCTTCAGGACCCGCTGCTGCTGGTGCTGCCGGCGACTCATCCCCTCGCCGAGCAGGAGGAGTTGACGCCCGATGACCTGAACGGGCAGCCGTGGATCGCGGTGGGTGACTCACAGGACCCGGCCTGGCGGGACGCGTTCGTCGCGTCGTGCGTGGCCGCCGGCTTCACGCCGGACATCGGCCTCAACGCGGCCGATCCGCTCACCGCGTTGGGCCTGGTCGCCTCCGGTCTCGGCCTCGCGCTCGTGCAGCGGAGCATGGTGCGTGGCACGACCGAGGGCATCATGGTGCGGGAAATTCCCTGGTACGGCGGGTCCGTGCAGCTGTGGGCCGCTTGGCACCGGGTCGACCTTCGGCCCGTGGTGGCATCGTTCCGCGAAACCGTCCTCGGGGAACAGCGCGCTGACTGA
- a CDS encoding aldo/keto reductase encodes MTIKSLLPSPLGFGTAPLGNMFRAIPDEEAAATVQAAWDQGIRYFDTAPFYGAGLSEIRLGDVLSQHPRDEYVLSTKVGRVILDDIEDTTARDLGEKGGLFEHGRPNKMINDYTAEATLRSIEDSLKRLNTDRLDIVWVHDVAQDFYGDEWLAAYEAARTGAFRVLQKLRDEGVIKAWGLGVNRVEPLELTLDLDEPIPDAFLLAGRYTLLDHDRALQRLLPSASAQNVDIVVGGPYSSGILAGGTHFEYQKAPAAIIDKVERIKAIAARHGVSIKAAALQFSLAHPATVAAIPGATKPSRIAEDVAALSETVPAAFWTALREQKLIADTAPIPAA; translated from the coding sequence ATGACGATCAAGTCTCTTCTTCCCAGCCCGCTCGGGTTCGGCACCGCACCGCTCGGCAACATGTTCCGCGCCATCCCCGACGAGGAGGCGGCGGCCACTGTCCAGGCCGCGTGGGACCAGGGCATCCGCTACTTCGACACCGCACCCTTCTACGGCGCGGGTCTCTCCGAGATCCGCCTCGGCGACGTGCTGTCCCAGCACCCGCGCGACGAGTACGTCCTCAGCACCAAGGTCGGCCGCGTCATCCTCGACGACATCGAGGACACCACCGCCCGCGACCTCGGCGAGAAGGGTGGCCTCTTCGAGCACGGCCGCCCGAACAAGATGATCAATGATTACACCGCCGAGGCCACCCTGCGCTCGATCGAGGACAGCCTCAAGCGCCTCAACACCGACCGCCTCGACATCGTGTGGGTGCACGACGTCGCTCAGGACTTCTACGGTGACGAATGGCTGGCCGCCTACGAGGCGGCCCGCACGGGCGCCTTCCGCGTCCTGCAGAAGCTGCGCGACGAGGGCGTCATCAAGGCCTGGGGCCTGGGCGTCAACCGCGTCGAGCCGCTGGAACTCACCCTCGATCTCGACGAGCCGATACCCGACGCCTTCCTCCTCGCCGGCCGTTACACGCTCCTCGACCACGACCGGGCCCTGCAGCGCCTGCTGCCGTCCGCCTCGGCGCAGAACGTGGACATCGTCGTCGGTGGCCCGTACAGCTCGGGGATCCTCGCTGGCGGCACGCACTTCGAATACCAGAAGGCACCCGCGGCCATCATCGACAAGGTGGAGCGGATCAAGGCAATCGCCGCGCGACACGGGGTCAGCATCAAGGCCGCCGCGCTGCAGTTCTCCCTCGCCCACCCGGCCACGGTCGCCGCGATCCCCGGCGCCACGAAGCCCAGCCGCATCGCGGAAGACGTGGCCGCCCTCAGCGAAACGGTGCCGGCCGCCTTCTGGACGGCCCTGCGCGAGCAGAAGTTGATCGCCGACACCGCGCCCATCCCTGCCGCCTGA
- a CDS encoding SRPBCC family protein produces MATATEFIDIPVTPERTWQLIGGFDSLPDWLPYIPSSELSEGGRVRTLKNEEGGVIVERLEAFDNGARSYSYSILQAPFPITDYLSTITVHEVPGEDGARVQWSGTFTPVGVSDEEATTLFRGIYRDGLAALHQTLTTAAA; encoded by the coding sequence GTGGCCACCGCCACCGAGTTCATCGACATCCCCGTTACGCCCGAACGCACCTGGCAGCTCATCGGCGGCTTCGACTCGCTCCCCGACTGGCTGCCGTACATCCCCAGCAGCGAACTCAGCGAGGGTGGACGCGTGCGCACCCTCAAGAATGAGGAGGGCGGCGTCATCGTCGAGCGCCTCGAAGCCTTCGACAACGGGGCCCGCAGCTACAGCTACTCGATCCTCCAGGCGCCATTCCCCATCACCGACTACCTCTCCACCATCACCGTGCACGAGGTGCCCGGAGAGGACGGGGCTCGCGTGCAGTGGTCCGGCACCTTCACGCCGGTTGGCGTCAGCGACGAAGAGGCCACCACCCTGTTCCGCGGCATCTACCGGGATGGCCTGGCAGCACTGCACCAGACCCTCACCACGGCTGCCGCCTGA